One Natrinema halophilum genomic window carries:
- a CDS encoding CobW family GTP-binding protein has protein sequence MEPNQKTPVSILSGSLGAGKTTLLNHLLATAGDRTLATLVNDVGEVNVDAELVAEGSELELEGGVAELSNGCICCELQDDLETAVVRLARDRSFDHLVVESSGISEPAPVARLFTTESRVAARYTVDTLVTVVDTPAFLESFGGEETPRRLGSEDDRPLSDLLVEQVEVSNVVLLNKADLCTESELAAAAELVGALQPDAETIPTEFSAVDPDRLLGAGLFDPKRVNDLPGWKRALAAAAGDHGHGDGAIGEERDDHGGHHHPDEVYGVSSFVYRSRQPFHPGRFAAFLEGLPPSVVRAKGTAWIADNEMRVSIAQAGPSVRATARGPWIASLPPVERDMYRSNRPNLEWHDEHGDRQTELVFIGTDYDESALRAGLEDALVNDHEWSDDVDLEGRFPDEKGVEVVVREP, from the coding sequence ATGGAACCGAACCAGAAAACCCCAGTTTCGATCCTTTCGGGGAGTCTGGGAGCGGGAAAGACGACGCTGCTCAATCATCTGCTGGCGACTGCTGGCGACCGAACGCTTGCAACCCTCGTCAACGACGTGGGCGAAGTCAACGTCGACGCCGAACTCGTCGCCGAGGGTTCGGAACTCGAACTCGAGGGCGGCGTCGCGGAGCTCTCGAACGGCTGCATCTGCTGTGAACTGCAGGACGACCTCGAGACCGCCGTCGTCAGGCTGGCCCGCGATCGGTCGTTCGATCACCTCGTCGTCGAATCCTCCGGAATCTCGGAACCGGCTCCCGTCGCGCGGCTGTTCACGACCGAATCCCGGGTCGCCGCACGGTACACCGTCGATACGCTCGTCACCGTCGTCGATACGCCGGCTTTCCTCGAGTCCTTCGGCGGCGAAGAAACGCCGCGACGCCTGGGCAGCGAGGACGACCGTCCGCTTTCGGATCTCCTCGTCGAACAGGTCGAGGTGTCGAACGTCGTGCTTCTCAACAAGGCCGACCTGTGCACCGAGTCCGAACTCGCGGCGGCTGCGGAACTCGTCGGTGCGCTCCAGCCGGACGCCGAGACGATACCCACCGAATTCTCGGCTGTCGATCCTGACCGGCTGCTCGGCGCGGGGCTGTTCGATCCGAAGCGGGTGAACGACCTGCCGGGCTGGAAACGGGCGCTCGCCGCCGCTGCCGGCGATCACGGACACGGCGACGGCGCGATAGGTGAGGAACGCGACGATCACGGCGGCCACCACCATCCAGACGAGGTCTACGGGGTCTCGTCGTTCGTCTACCGGAGCCGGCAGCCGTTCCATCCCGGACGGTTCGCCGCGTTCCTCGAGGGGCTCCCGCCGTCAGTCGTCCGCGCGAAGGGGACCGCCTGGATCGCCGACAACGAGATGCGAGTGTCGATCGCTCAAGCCGGGCCATCGGTCAGAGCCACCGCACGAGGTCCCTGGATCGCGAGCCTCCCCCCGGTCGAGCGCGACATGTATCGGTCGAACCGGCCGAACCTCGAGTGGCACGACGAACACGGGGACCGACAGACGGAACTCGTCTTCATCGGTACGGACTACGACGAATCGGCGCTTCGAGCAGGCCTCGAGGACGCGCTCGTCAACGACCACGAGTGGAGCGATGACGTCGATCTCGAGGGGCGTTTCCCCGACGAAAAGGGTGTGGAAGTCGTCGTGCGCGAACCCTGA
- a CDS encoding helix-turn-helix transcriptional regulator translates to MESALEEIEFLALSSNRVEVLGLLSEGRYARNELAAETGASQATLGRILGDFQDRSWIRRDDDGYIATATGRLVASGFIDLQDIIETERKLREIVDYLPTHAMDVDLRRLADATITVPTATRPNAPLRRLLDLLREADEVRAFSHTFNEQTLTVVRDRVTGGNQRFRGVFGRSAIDALSDDPDLNNRLESLLEADTAEFRVREEGVPLAVMIADEIVFLLLRDEDGVLRASVDTDDDAVRSWAEDSLDHYWRTATPLESDALSD, encoded by the coding sequence ATGGAATCCGCGCTCGAGGAAATCGAGTTCCTCGCGCTTTCGTCGAATCGCGTGGAAGTGCTCGGATTGCTATCTGAGGGACGATACGCGCGCAACGAATTAGCGGCCGAGACCGGTGCCTCACAGGCGACGCTGGGTCGAATTCTCGGGGACTTTCAGGATCGATCGTGGATCAGACGTGACGACGACGGGTATATCGCAACGGCAACCGGTCGACTGGTCGCGTCGGGATTCATCGACTTGCAGGACATCATAGAGACCGAACGGAAACTACGAGAGATCGTGGACTATCTGCCAACCCATGCGATGGACGTCGACCTCCGTCGGCTCGCGGACGCGACGATCACCGTTCCCACTGCGACGCGGCCGAACGCACCGCTGAGACGGTTGCTCGACCTCCTTCGTGAGGCCGACGAAGTCAGGGCCTTTTCCCATACGTTCAACGAACAGACGCTGACGGTGGTCCGAGACCGGGTGACAGGTGGAAACCAGCGATTCCGCGGCGTCTTCGGCCGCAGCGCGATCGACGCACTTTCGGACGATCCCGACCTCAACAACCGACTCGAGTCGTTACTCGAGGCCGACACGGCCGAATTCAGGGTTCGTGAGGAAGGCGTTCCACTCGCGGTAATGATCGCCGACGAAATCGTCTTCCTGCTTCTGCGCGACGAGGATGGCGTCCTGCGTGCATCAGTCGACACCGACGACGACGCCGTCCGATCGTGGGCGGAGGACTCTCTAGATCACTACTGGCGAACAGCCACGCCGCTCGAATCTGACGCACTGTCCGACTGA
- a CDS encoding class I SAM-dependent methyltransferase yields the protein MADHDAGCAVCATTPEHPVFAALYDRMPDRFLFGPHREYLAADLSGRVLDLGAGNGAMFPYVADAADDDLEYHAIEPDPHMRRRAVRNANRSGLEVEIRDGRGESIPYGDDSFDVVISGLVFCTIADPDAAMDEVARVLRPGGELRFLEHVRNDGWRARAQDRLNPLWERAAAGCQLNRETIERFVGHDAFDALEIERLEIGLFPATPIVRGRLRRRSE from the coding sequence ATGGCAGATCACGATGCAGGATGCGCTGTGTGTGCCACCACACCCGAACACCCCGTGTTCGCCGCGCTGTACGACCGGATGCCTGATCGCTTTCTGTTCGGTCCCCACCGCGAGTATCTCGCGGCCGACCTCTCGGGGCGCGTCCTCGATCTGGGCGCGGGAAACGGCGCGATGTTTCCCTACGTGGCCGACGCCGCGGACGACGACCTCGAGTACCACGCGATCGAACCGGATCCGCACATGCGACGCCGTGCCGTTCGAAACGCGAACCGATCAGGTCTCGAGGTCGAGATCCGCGACGGGCGGGGCGAATCGATCCCCTACGGGGACGACAGCTTCGACGTCGTCATCTCGGGGCTGGTGTTCTGTACGATCGCCGACCCGGACGCGGCCATGGACGAAGTCGCCCGCGTCCTTCGTCCGGGCGGCGAACTACGATTCCTCGAGCACGTCCGAAACGACGGGTGGCGCGCGCGGGCTCAGGACCGTCTCAACCCGCTCTGGGAGCGTGCGGCCGCCGGCTGCCAGTTGAACCGCGAGACGATCGAACGGTTCGTCGGCCACGACGCGTTCGACGCTCTCGAGATCGAACGCCTCGAGATCGGCCTGTTTCCAGCGACGCCGATCGTCCGCGGTCGACTCCGACGGCGGTCCGAGTGA
- the pth2 gene encoding peptidyl-tRNA hydrolase Pth2: MKQAIVARTDIGMGRGKLAAQVAHASLSAFEKSDSQLQTQWKQNGQKKVVLKGESERQLHELAEIAEHGGIPHAIVRDAGHTQLEPGTVTALAVGPAADDRVDSVTGELSLF; the protein is encoded by the coding sequence ATGAAACAGGCCATCGTCGCTCGCACGGACATCGGAATGGGACGTGGAAAGCTCGCCGCACAGGTCGCTCACGCGTCGCTGTCGGCTTTCGAAAAGTCCGACTCCCAGTTGCAAACCCAGTGGAAGCAAAACGGACAGAAGAAAGTCGTCCTGAAAGGCGAAAGCGAGCGCCAGCTCCACGAACTCGCCGAGATAGCCGAGCACGGTGGAATTCCCCACGCCATCGTCCGTGACGCCGGACACACCCAACTCGAGCCCGGTACAGTCACGGCGCTGGCCGTCGGTCCGGCCGCAGATGACCGCGTGGACAGCGTGACGGGCGAGCTTTCACTGTTTTAA
- a CDS encoding carbon starvation CstA family protein, with translation MTQVIWIIAAVLVTFTAGYVGYSRYLTRFVELDEEAETPAHKYEDGQEYVPSKKPVLLGHHYSSIAGGAPIVGPITAGAIWGWVPALLWIAIGNPLMGAVHDFVSLSGSLRHEGKSIGYMIGEYVGESGKNMLLWFAFLTIVLVVAVFALVVGIVFNAYPQVVTASFVYILLALVFGVYLYQFNGPFVPGTILFVAGVFAAVWVGLQYPLALFAGDYPAGTIVLLGGDGSWVPGAGSLGGNTAGWIPLVMVYAAVASALPVWVLLQPRDYLSSFLLYTGVGGAIVAIVVGTFLGTSSEPLVIDSSIGAFEGFWGVDAAGYAPLFPLLFITIACGTISGFHSLVSSGTTAKQLDNETDARLIGYGGMLGEGLLAAVALSTLAVWGFADPAGGIGAALPNFASGGGLIFTSLGVPQTVGAVFMALVLCSFLLTSTDTAVRLGRYMMEEIIGTPAGRTDTGLNANPRSFARGRYTNPIVQVIPAYLLVVSGQWVVLWQLFGGANQLLAALALLTATVWLANWDDNKQLVSTGVPMAIMVTITVLGLLILVFYENLYLNLLQGGAESLEGMLSAGVQMVLGLVLITLALALVRLGYRNISHVRREPGTAAAEPGDD, from the coding sequence ATGACACAGGTAATCTGGATCATCGCGGCGGTGCTCGTGACGTTTACGGCTGGATACGTGGGGTACTCGAGGTACCTGACTCGATTCGTCGAACTCGACGAGGAGGCTGAAACGCCCGCACACAAATACGAGGACGGCCAGGAGTACGTCCCGTCGAAAAAACCGGTCCTATTAGGCCACCACTACTCGAGTATCGCGGGTGGGGCGCCAATCGTGGGGCCGATCACGGCGGGTGCTATCTGGGGATGGGTGCCAGCGCTACTGTGGATCGCTATCGGAAATCCGTTGATGGGCGCCGTTCACGATTTCGTCTCGCTGTCGGGTAGTCTCCGCCACGAGGGGAAGTCGATCGGCTACATGATCGGCGAGTACGTGGGCGAGAGCGGGAAAAACATGCTGCTGTGGTTTGCGTTCCTGACGATCGTACTGGTCGTTGCGGTGTTCGCACTGGTTGTCGGGATCGTTTTCAACGCGTATCCGCAGGTCGTCACGGCGTCGTTCGTATACATCCTCCTCGCGCTGGTGTTCGGTGTGTATTTATACCAGTTCAACGGCCCGTTCGTTCCCGGAACGATTCTTTTCGTCGCGGGCGTGTTCGCCGCCGTCTGGGTCGGGCTCCAGTACCCGCTGGCGCTGTTCGCCGGCGACTACCCGGCCGGGACTATCGTGTTGCTCGGCGGTGACGGGAGTTGGGTGCCGGGTGCGGGTTCACTCGGCGGAAACACCGCAGGATGGATTCCGCTCGTCATGGTCTACGCCGCGGTCGCGAGCGCATTGCCGGTGTGGGTGTTGCTCCAGCCGCGAGATTACCTCTCGTCGTTCCTGCTGTACACTGGCGTCGGCGGAGCGATCGTGGCGATCGTCGTCGGAACGTTCCTCGGAACGTCGTCCGAACCGCTCGTCATCGACAGCTCCATCGGCGCGTTCGAAGGGTTCTGGGGCGTCGATGCGGCCGGCTACGCGCCGCTGTTTCCGTTACTTTTCATCACGATCGCCTGCGGGACGATCAGCGGATTCCACTCACTGGTATCTTCGGGCACGACGGCCAAACAACTCGACAACGAGACCGACGCCCGCCTGATCGGCTACGGCGGCATGCTTGGCGAGGGGCTGCTCGCAGCCGTCGCTCTTTCCACGCTCGCGGTCTGGGGCTTTGCTGACCCGGCCGGTGGGATCGGTGCCGCGCTGCCGAACTTCGCATCCGGCGGCGGGCTGATCTTCACGAGTCTGGGCGTCCCCCAGACGGTCGGTGCCGTGTTCATGGCCCTAGTCCTGTGTAGTTTCCTGCTTACGTCGACCGACACGGCCGTCCGTCTCGGTCGCTACATGATGGAAGAGATCATCGGAACGCCAGCGGGGCGGACCGATACCGGGCTGAACGCGAATCCACGCTCGTTCGCACGCGGCCGCTACACGAATCCGATCGTCCAGGTCATCCCTGCGTATCTGCTCGTCGTCTCCGGACAATGGGTCGTTCTCTGGCAGTTGTTCGGCGGTGCCAACCAGCTACTTGCGGCGCTCGCGTTGCTGACCGCGACCGTCTGGCTCGCCAACTGGGACGACAACAAACAGCTCGTCTCGACCGGCGTTCCGATGGCGATCATGGTCACGATCACCGTCCTCGGACTGTTGATCCTCGTCTTCTACGAAAACCTCTACCTGAACCTGCTTCAGGGCGGGGCGGAATCCCTCGAGGGGATGCTTTCAGCGGGCGTGCAAATGGTTCTCGGCCTGGTGCTCATCACCCTCGCGCTTGCGCTCGTCAGGCTCGGCTACAGGAACATCAGTCACGTCCGTCGCGAACCCGGTACGGCAGCGGCCGAGCCGGGCGACGACTGA
- a CDS encoding DMT family transporter, protein MISRRSLAFFVFSSLFFGGTFVAAKAGLAYFPPLLFVALRFDVAAVVMLAYVGWTSTRAELLPRTCGDVVGILATGVLAIGLTNALLFVGQQYVTSAVASIVYSLNPIMTPVFAAALLSDERLSPRGAVGMTLGLLGVGLVVSPDPANLLGGAVGKGILFVGAVSAALGSVLIRRAESDLSSTVRVAWGLPFAAALSHLLARLGGESPAAIEWTPEAVLALGYVSIFAGVFAYIAYFGLIDTAGAIRANLIFYVVPVVSTLGGWALLGETIEALAIAGFLLIFAGFVVLGSKSIDIGSFVARVRRRAPIVDEDSPVRDEPRGYRSD, encoded by the coding sequence GTGATCTCCCGACGCAGCCTCGCTTTCTTCGTCTTCTCGAGTCTGTTTTTCGGCGGCACATTCGTCGCAGCGAAGGCTGGCCTGGCGTACTTCCCGCCGTTGTTGTTCGTGGCCCTGCGATTCGACGTCGCTGCGGTCGTTATGCTGGCGTACGTCGGCTGGACTTCAACGCGTGCGGAACTGCTCCCGCGAACCTGCGGTGACGTCGTCGGCATTCTCGCAACCGGCGTGCTCGCGATCGGCCTGACGAACGCCCTCCTGTTCGTCGGCCAGCAGTACGTCACTAGCGCCGTCGCGTCGATCGTCTACAGTCTCAACCCGATCATGACGCCGGTATTCGCGGCGGCGCTCCTGTCGGACGAACGTCTCTCGCCGCGTGGAGCGGTCGGCATGACTCTGGGCCTGCTCGGGGTTGGTCTCGTCGTCAGTCCCGATCCGGCGAACCTGCTCGGCGGAGCCGTCGGCAAAGGAATCCTGTTCGTTGGCGCGGTCAGTGCTGCGCTTGGCAGCGTTCTCATCCGACGGGCCGAAAGCGATCTCTCGAGTACGGTTCGCGTCGCCTGGGGGCTGCCTTTCGCGGCCGCCCTCTCTCACCTTCTGGCACGGCTCGGCGGTGAGTCGCCGGCGGCGATCGAATGGACCCCGGAAGCGGTTCTGGCCCTGGGCTACGTGAGCATCTTTGCGGGGGTATTCGCCTACATCGCCTACTTCGGACTTATCGATACCGCGGGCGCGATCCGTGCGAACCTGATTTTCTACGTCGTCCCCGTCGTTTCGACGCTCGGCGGCTGGGCGCTGCTCGGTGAGACGATCGAGGCGCTGGCGATCGCGGGTTTTCTGCTGATCTTCGCCGGCTTCGTCGTCCTCGGTAGCAAGTCGATCGATATCGGCTCGTTCGTTGCACGAGTCCGCAGGCGGGCGCCCATAGTCGACGAGGACTCCCCGGTCAGAGACGAGCCGCGAGGCTACCGGTCGGACTGA
- a CDS encoding redox-regulated ATPase YchF, producing MSTSYRIGLVGKPSVGKSSFFNAATMNDVPEGAYPFTTIDPSVGEAYVRVDCAAPEFDEACTPNVGYCDHGTRFVPTKLVDVAGLIPGAHEGNGLGNQFLSDLNETDVLVHVVDFSGMTDAEGEPTEDHDPREDIAFLEAELDQWYLGILQKGIERYESGYTTEDDAIEEELAEQMSAFKTSEDEIKRLIRRVDIGFDPDEWDADAELELAREIRKETKPMVIAANKMDTPEAQENYEEITNDSDYDHLTIVPCSAHAEKALKSADKAGVVDYRPGDADFEITGDISSEQEAGLEQIRDFLADYGATGVQAALEAALFDVLGVTPVFPGGANGLGNERGEVLPDCYLISPNSTAEDFAYSLHSDIGDGFLHAIDCRTNRQLGKGYEVQSRDVIEVVTTN from the coding sequence ATGAGTACGAGTTACCGGATCGGACTGGTCGGCAAACCGTCCGTCGGCAAGTCCTCTTTCTTCAACGCTGCGACGATGAACGACGTTCCCGAGGGAGCCTATCCGTTCACGACTATCGATCCCAGCGTTGGCGAGGCGTACGTCCGCGTCGATTGCGCGGCACCGGAGTTCGATGAAGCCTGCACCCCTAACGTGGGCTACTGCGACCACGGAACCAGGTTCGTTCCGACGAAACTCGTCGACGTAGCCGGGCTGATCCCGGGAGCGCATGAGGGAAACGGGCTGGGTAATCAATTTCTCTCCGATCTCAACGAAACGGACGTACTCGTCCACGTCGTCGACTTCTCCGGGATGACCGACGCCGAAGGCGAACCGACCGAGGACCACGATCCTCGAGAAGACATCGCCTTTCTCGAGGCGGAACTCGACCAGTGGTACCTGGGGATCTTACAGAAGGGGATCGAGCGTTACGAGTCGGGGTACACGACCGAAGACGACGCCATCGAGGAAGAACTCGCCGAGCAGATGAGCGCGTTCAAGACGAGCGAGGACGAAATCAAACGTCTGATTCGGCGCGTCGATATCGGTTTCGACCCCGACGAGTGGGACGCGGATGCCGAACTCGAGTTGGCCCGCGAAATCCGCAAAGAGACCAAGCCGATGGTCATCGCGGCGAACAAGATGGACACACCCGAAGCCCAGGAGAACTACGAGGAGATCACGAACGATTCCGACTATGACCACCTGACGATCGTCCCCTGTAGCGCTCACGCCGAGAAGGCGCTGAAGTCGGCCGACAAGGCGGGTGTCGTCGACTACCGACCGGGAGACGCAGACTTCGAAATTACCGGCGACATCTCGAGCGAACAGGAAGCGGGACTCGAACAGATCCGTGACTTCCTCGCTGACTACGGCGCGACGGGCGTTCAGGCGGCTCTCGAGGCGGCGCTGTTCGACGTCCTCGGCGTGACGCCGGTGTTTCCCGGCGGCGCGAACGGGCTTGGGAACGAACGCGGCGAGGTACTTCCGGATTGTTACTTGATCTCGCCCAACTCGACCGCGGAAGACTTCGCGTACAGTCTTCACTCCGACATCGGGGACGGCTTCCTGCACGCTATCGACTGCCGGACGAATCGACAACTGGGCAAAGGGTACGAGGTCCAATCGCGGGACGTGATCGAAGTCGTGACGACGAACTGA
- a CDS encoding spermidine synthase — translation MSLGQPSKYRPTKPEVAVFVSGVTSMGLEILAGRIIAPQFGSSIYTWGSIITVFLAALSLGYWQGGRQAETASNRRMTWILLGTAAYVGIVVYGSDQLLLSASMMPLPTRYASLPAVLILFGPPTYLLGFISPYSAELSQKTGIGEASGHVYALGTIGSIVGAGVTTYLLIPTLGIDMIGLLFGLVLVATAFALTLPTLSPRPAVASVVIALLLVVAAGVGPVTFDHRGDVVYQTQTAYQELEVIDNGDVRTLYLDGARHSAMDLDDPDRHVFEYTRYFHIPMLMVDDPEEVENVLFIGGGGYTGPKDFERKYNASVDVVELDPAVTRAAKEYFRLEESKNLTTQTEDGRVFLQNTDEKYDLIVLDAYQKDQVPIHLTQLGFMELAENHLTQDGVFLANVIAAPSGTGSEFYRAQYKTIDEAFGSTYSFRTSNWDSVQNIEVVATKDETNFTEAELAERNERRDLGIDLNDEVDAYMDEPATDDVPVLTEDHAPVDSLQASTVGQKYVIEQTEGEQKAEPASSVAASPYPATLARTAPTFEIPGSPGLNSTLP, via the coding sequence ATGAGTCTGGGGCAACCCTCCAAGTACCGACCGACGAAACCCGAAGTTGCGGTGTTCGTCTCCGGCGTTACCAGCATGGGATTGGAGATTCTCGCAGGTCGGATCATCGCGCCTCAGTTCGGAAGCAGCATTTACACCTGGGGGAGCATCATCACCGTCTTTCTCGCTGCGTTGAGTCTGGGTTACTGGCAGGGCGGCAGACAGGCGGAAACGGCCTCGAACCGTCGGATGACCTGGATCCTGCTGGGAACGGCGGCGTACGTCGGCATCGTCGTCTACGGGAGCGATCAACTACTGCTCTCAGCATCAATGATGCCGCTGCCGACCCGGTACGCCTCGCTGCCGGCGGTCCTCATCCTCTTCGGACCGCCGACCTATCTGCTCGGCTTTATCAGCCCCTACTCGGCCGAACTCTCGCAGAAAACCGGTATCGGCGAAGCCTCGGGCCACGTGTACGCGCTGGGCACCATCGGCAGTATCGTCGGCGCGGGCGTGACGACGTACCTCCTCATCCCCACGCTCGGCATCGACATGATCGGTCTCCTGTTCGGTCTCGTTCTCGTCGCTACCGCGTTCGCGCTCACGCTCCCCACGCTGTCACCGCGTCCGGCGGTGGCGAGCGTCGTCATCGCCCTCTTGCTCGTCGTCGCGGCCGGCGTCGGCCCTGTGACGTTCGACCATCGTGGAGACGTCGTCTACCAGACGCAGACAGCCTACCAGGAACTCGAGGTGATCGACAACGGCGACGTTCGGACGCTGTACCTAGACGGCGCACGTCACAGCGCGATGGACCTCGATGATCCCGACCGGCACGTCTTCGAGTATACGCGATACTTCCACATTCCGATGCTGATGGTCGACGATCCCGAGGAGGTCGAGAACGTGCTGTTCATCGGCGGGGGCGGCTACACGGGGCCGAAGGATTTCGAACGGAAGTACAACGCCTCCGTCGACGTCGTCGAACTCGATCCCGCGGTGACCCGGGCCGCAAAGGAGTACTTCCGGCTCGAAGAGAGCAAAAACCTGACCACGCAGACTGAAGACGGACGGGTGTTTCTCCAAAATACGGACGAGAAATACGACCTGATCGTCCTCGACGCATATCAGAAGGATCAGGTGCCGATCCACTTGACCCAGCTCGGGTTCATGGAGCTGGCCGAGAATCACCTGACTCAAGACGGTGTCTTCCTCGCCAACGTCATCGCCGCCCCGAGCGGCACCGGCTCCGAATTCTACCGGGCGCAGTACAAGACTATCGACGAGGCGTTCGGGTCGACCTACAGTTTCCGAACGTCGAACTGGGATTCGGTCCAGAATATCGAGGTGGTCGCGACGAAAGACGAGACGAATTTCACCGAGGCCGAACTCGCGGAGCGAAACGAGCGCCGCGACCTCGGAATCGATCTGAACGACGAGGTCGATGCCTACATGGACGAGCCCGCGACCGATGACGTCCCGGTGTTGACGGAGGATCACGCGCCCGTCGACAGCCTTCAGGCGTCGACGGTCGGCCAGAAGTACGTCATCGAGCAGACCGAGGGCGAGCAGAAAGCAGAACCCGCGTCGTCGGTCGCGGCGAGCCCGTACCCGGCCACGCTTGCTCGCACCGCACCGACGTTCGAGATACCCGGCTCGCCGGGACTCAATTCGACCCTCCCGTAG
- a CDS encoding pyridoxal-phosphate-dependent aminotransferase family protein, with protein MTDDRLRMTPGPTEVPATVRERMAERTPNPDVEAEFFEFYRDLTGKLETVYGDDVVILGGEGILGLEAAIASLVESGDRVLCISNGLYGEGFADFVEMSGGEADVCDAPWREPFDLDAIESRLEDGAFDVATMVHCETPTGVLNHLEPVLELCADHEVITVVDAVSSLGGTAVPTDRIDVCLGASQKCFSAPPGLTVCSVSDRAWAKIESFDTKSLYTDLEPWRDAATEEWFPYTHLSSNLYGLDTAIDLILEEGLDSVFERHETAAIRCRERADDLGLSLYPDAAQPSPTVTALEVPGRAEAIQRRLADDHDIVLATGLGDLAEDVLRVGHMGHNARLDRVERTMDALGAVLGQLDR; from the coding sequence ATGACCGACGATCGACTTCGCATGACCCCCGGGCCGACAGAGGTTCCGGCCACCGTCCGCGAGCGGATGGCCGAGCGGACGCCGAATCCCGACGTCGAGGCCGAATTCTTCGAATTCTACCGCGATCTGACTGGAAAACTCGAGACGGTCTACGGGGACGACGTCGTTATCCTCGGGGGCGAGGGCATCCTCGGCCTCGAGGCCGCTATCGCATCGCTGGTCGAGTCGGGTGACCGGGTGCTCTGTATTTCGAACGGTCTCTACGGCGAGGGGTTCGCCGATTTCGTCGAGATGTCCGGCGGCGAGGCGGACGTCTGCGACGCGCCGTGGCGCGAGCCGTTCGATCTCGATGCGATCGAGTCTCGACTCGAAGACGGTGCGTTCGACGTGGCGACGATGGTCCACTGCGAAACCCCGACCGGCGTACTGAACCACCTCGAGCCGGTCCTCGAGCTATGTGCCGACCACGAGGTCATCACCGTCGTGGACGCGGTCTCCTCGCTCGGGGGAACGGCCGTTCCCACCGACCGAATAGACGTTTGCCTCGGGGCCTCCCAGAAGTGCTTCAGCGCGCCGCCGGGACTGACCGTCTGCTCGGTCAGCGACCGCGCCTGGGCGAAAATCGAGTCCTTCGACACGAAGAGTCTGTACACCGATCTCGAGCCGTGGCGCGACGCTGCCACCGAGGAGTGGTTTCCGTACACCCACCTGTCGTCGAACCTCTACGGACTCGATACGGCGATCGACCTCATCCTCGAAGAGGGCCTCGACAGCGTCTTCGAGCGCCACGAGACGGCCGCGATCCGGTGTCGCGAGCGGGCCGACGACCTCGGGCTGTCGTTGTACCCCGACGCCGCACAGCCGTCACCGACCGTAACCGCACTCGAGGTTCCCGGCCGGGCGGAGGCGATCCAGCGGCGGCTGGCGGACGACCACGACATCGTCCTCGCGACCGGACTCGGCGACCTCGCCGAAGACGTTCTCCGGGTCGGTCACATGGGCCACAACGCGCGTCTCGACCGCGTCGAGCGGACGATGGACGCGCTCGGGGCGGTTCTCGGGCAACTCGACCGGTGA
- a CDS encoding ArsA family ATPase — MEPFVFFGGKGGVGKTTVSCAYAQRCARDGHRTLVVSTDPAHSVTDVFDQPFDDSPQPVAGIEGLDAVQIDPEDEVTRHLDEIRQNLSEQVSAAMVNEINRQLEMAHGTPGAYESALFDRFVDVMRNAEPYERVVFDTSPTGGTLRLLGLPELLEGWIDRLMHKRRTSIDLFEKAAVGTNEPRRVMHGDPVLERLQQRKEFFEFAGSALDDDAAFFLVLNPDELSLNETERAIDDLTEKGLDVRGLVANKLTPSPDDNENGRGARYLRQRVETERERLETIRTDFEPPLVAEIGWRSSEIKGDLLDDVADELDIETAVEPPTHV; from the coding sequence ATGGAACCGTTCGTCTTCTTCGGTGGCAAGGGAGGTGTCGGGAAGACGACCGTCTCCTGTGCGTACGCGCAGCGCTGTGCGCGCGATGGACACCGAACCCTGGTGGTCTCGACCGACCCAGCCCACTCGGTCACCGACGTATTCGACCAGCCGTTCGACGACTCCCCGCAACCGGTCGCAGGTATCGAGGGCCTCGATGCGGTGCAGATCGACCCCGAAGACGAGGTAACGCGACATCTGGACGAGATTCGGCAAAACCTCTCGGAACAGGTGTCGGCGGCGATGGTCAACGAAATCAACCGCCAACTGGAGATGGCACACGGAACTCCCGGTGCCTACGAATCGGCGCTGTTCGACCGGTTCGTCGACGTGATGCGCAACGCCGAACCGTACGAGCGCGTCGTTTTTGACACGTCACCCACGGGCGGGACGCTCCGACTCCTCGGGCTGCCGGAACTGCTCGAGGGGTGGATCGACCGGCTGATGCACAAGCGTCGGACGAGTATCGATCTTTTCGAAAAGGCCGCCGTGGGCACCAACGAACCGCGGCGCGTGATGCACGGCGACCCCGTTCTCGAACGACTCCAGCAGCGCAAGGAGTTTTTCGAGTTCGCCGGGTCGGCGCTCGACGACGATGCCGCCTTTTTCCTCGTGCTCAATCCGGACGAGCTGTCGCTGAACGAGACCGAACGTGCAATCGACGACCTCACAGAAAAGGGCCTCGACGTCCGCGGACTCGTCGCGAACAAACTCACGCCGTCGCCCGATGACAACGAAAACGGCCGCGGCGCGCGGTACCTCCGCCAGCGCGTCGAGACGGAACGAGAACGCCTCGAGACGATTCGAACCGATTTCGAGCCGCCGCTGGTAGCCGAAATCGGCTGGCGAAGTTCGGAAATCAAAGGCGACCTGCTCGACGACGTGGCCGACGAACTCGACATCGAAACGGCCGTCGAACCGCCGACTCACGTCTAG